The Rhodocytophaga rosea genome has a segment encoding these proteins:
- a CDS encoding sensor histidine kinase: MKVRNKLTFLFTFLVATILLLFSLSIYYFYTLYRKNEFYNRLQEKAFTTVHLLKEVNGINAQMLQTIDRNEITSLYDEEVTIYNEQDVIIYDSGNTPVPVSTDFIRKVRDGKTYELRNGQKEILAIRYAGGEDQLVVVISAVDKYGFSKVEILTNILIVGWIISVGLVFIAGWFFSGNAMKPVATIVKQVKDITASNLSARLITNNSQDELTQLARTFNEMLARLDEAFAAQKIFVSHASHELRTPLAILTSQLEVELMEDKLSEKYRKKFESILEEIQSMSQLTNGLLELARANSDAKAISFEMIRIDEILWQAQTELSKKKPEYQISIDFQEQPEDEQALIVSGNESLLKRALMNLMENGCKFSENKQVRILLHIKPRTISIRFEDEGVGIDREDISHIFEPFYRSERTRHVYGHGIGLALTLKVIELHGGNLYVNSELGKGTIMTVELPNLLEQ; this comes from the coding sequence ATGAAAGTCAGAAATAAACTTACCTTCTTATTTACATTTCTGGTAGCCACCATTCTGCTGCTGTTCTCGCTTTCTATCTACTATTTTTATACCCTTTACCGCAAAAACGAATTTTACAACCGCCTGCAGGAAAAAGCCTTTACTACGGTACATCTGTTAAAGGAAGTAAATGGCATTAATGCACAAATGCTGCAAACCATCGACCGCAATGAAATCACTTCGCTGTACGATGAAGAAGTAACCATTTATAATGAGCAAGATGTTATCATCTACGACAGTGGTAATACGCCGGTGCCGGTTTCAACCGATTTTATCAGGAAAGTACGGGATGGAAAAACCTACGAGTTGCGAAATGGCCAGAAAGAAATACTGGCCATCAGGTATGCTGGAGGCGAGGATCAACTGGTAGTCGTAATTTCCGCCGTGGATAAATATGGTTTCAGTAAAGTTGAAATTCTTACCAATATCCTCATTGTCGGATGGATTATCAGTGTAGGACTGGTATTCATTGCCGGATGGTTTTTTTCTGGGAATGCTATGAAACCGGTGGCAACCATTGTAAAACAAGTAAAAGATATTACAGCTTCTAATCTTTCGGCCAGGTTAATTACCAACAACAGCCAGGACGAACTTACGCAGCTGGCCCGTACCTTTAATGAAATGTTAGCCCGCCTGGATGAAGCGTTTGCGGCACAGAAAATATTTGTCTCGCATGCCTCTCATGAACTCCGCACGCCTCTGGCTATTTTAACCAGCCAGCTGGAAGTAGAACTGATGGAAGATAAACTTTCAGAGAAATACCGGAAAAAATTTGAATCTATTCTGGAAGAAATACAAAGTATGAGCCAGCTTACCAACGGCCTGCTGGAACTGGCCAGAGCTAATTCTGATGCCAAAGCCATTTCATTTGAAATGATACGCATTGATGAAATTCTCTGGCAGGCACAAACCGAACTTTCGAAAAAGAAACCAGAGTACCAGATCTCCATTGATTTTCAGGAGCAGCCTGAAGATGAACAGGCATTAATAGTGTCAGGAAATGAATCGCTGTTGAAACGGGCGCTGATGAACCTGATGGAAAACGGATGCAAATTCTCCGAAAATAAACAGGTGCGTATCCTGCTGCATATCAAACCCCGGACCATTTCTATCCGCTTTGAAGATGAAGGTGTAGGGATAGACCGGGAAGACATCAGCCATATTTTTGAACCTTTCTACCGTTCCGAACGCACCCGCCATGTATACGGGCATGGAATAGGTCTGGCCTTAACGCTTAAAGTTATTGAATTACATGGTGGTAATTTGTATGTAAACTCCGAGCTAGGCAAAGGCACTATTATGACTGTAGAACTTCCCAACTTGCTGGAACAGTGA
- a CDS encoding YbcC family protein has protein sequence MKTVPSLIHEHELLAEQKSTNTLFNAHDVIHDLKHYLPAQAPLKDFIHHNTLHAFQHKPFHQAIHEASTIFGYKVSLTIDEYREFYQSGRIREDILEKVIEQRKGTKQAKEWKEKLLTWKYNASDSPRIGFLRANWKKYYKIDLDSLVHPILFRILCSYLDQGIAMWNFPVWQNGFLASLKEMERNSFTSFFRKDRAKKMLLNDECAIDSLLEMVVGDETLYTQYLYDQQFAHQGWSGMVSAIEDQPQTLVDPRKISLHDLIVFELLLEIDALDFQFGNDWKPLRSRLITHPTDLFAPVPFTSYDEAIAIWQEAFEWSYYDQVLAGIGLQKQTHKNISPKSFQAMFCIDDRECSFRRYLEKFDPACETFGTPGFFGVEFFFQPEHGKTYTKLCPAPVTPKYLIKEAGTKGKRQKDVHFTKHTHSLFRGLLITQTLGFWSAFKLFLNIFRPSMNPATASSFRHMDKYSLLTIENKDASHRENELQIGFTVEEMAIRVENLLKSIGLVKDFAPVIYVIGHGSSSINNPHYAAYDCGACSGRPGSVNARVICYMANHPEVRAILRSRGMEIPAEIQFLGGLHDTTRDEVAFYDENSLSSKNQEIHRKNETVFNKALDHNAKERSRRFESINSKESPAYIHNKVKRRSVSLFEPRPELNHATNALCIVGKRELSKGLFLDRRSFMNSFDYQVDPEGKYLFNILKAAAPVCGGINLEYFFSRVDNHKLGAGTKLPHNVMGLFGVANGIDGDLRPGLPSQMIEVHDPVRLMIIVEHFPDVVLKTIQKSPETYEWFINEWVHLVAVHPETREFYVFREGNFTPYQPITQKLEAVADITPIIEVQQDNLPVYLLS, from the coding sequence ATGAAAACAGTACCTTCTCTTATACATGAGCACGAGTTGCTTGCCGAACAAAAATCTACAAATACTTTATTCAATGCTCATGATGTAATCCACGATCTCAAACATTATCTGCCGGCACAGGCGCCTTTAAAAGATTTTATCCACCATAATACGCTGCATGCTTTTCAGCATAAGCCGTTTCACCAGGCTATTCATGAGGCATCTACCATATTCGGTTATAAAGTTTCCCTTACAATCGATGAATACCGTGAATTTTACCAGTCGGGCCGTATCCGGGAAGATATTCTGGAAAAAGTGATTGAGCAGAGAAAAGGAACGAAACAAGCAAAGGAATGGAAGGAAAAATTGCTCACCTGGAAGTACAATGCTTCTGATAGTCCAAGAATAGGTTTTTTAAGGGCCAACTGGAAAAAGTATTATAAAATTGACCTGGATTCTCTGGTACATCCCATTTTGTTTAGGATTTTGTGCAGTTATCTGGATCAGGGAATCGCCATGTGGAACTTTCCGGTATGGCAGAATGGATTTCTGGCTTCTCTGAAAGAAATGGAGCGCAACAGTTTTACGAGCTTTTTTAGAAAAGACCGCGCTAAAAAAATGTTGCTGAATGATGAATGTGCCATCGATTCCCTGCTGGAAATGGTCGTAGGCGATGAAACACTCTACACACAATATCTATACGACCAGCAATTTGCCCACCAGGGATGGTCAGGGATGGTTTCGGCCATCGAAGACCAGCCGCAAACCCTGGTTGATCCTAGAAAAATATCCCTGCACGACTTAATTGTATTTGAGCTTTTACTGGAGATAGATGCCCTTGATTTTCAGTTTGGAAACGATTGGAAACCATTGCGTAGCCGTTTGATAACTCACCCCACCGATCTGTTTGCCCCTGTTCCTTTCACGAGCTATGATGAAGCTATCGCTATCTGGCAGGAAGCCTTTGAATGGAGCTATTATGACCAGGTACTTGCCGGTATAGGTTTGCAAAAACAAACACACAAAAATATATCTCCCAAAAGTTTCCAGGCCATGTTTTGTATCGATGATAGGGAATGCTCTTTCCGGCGGTACCTGGAAAAGTTTGATCCCGCTTGCGAAACATTTGGTACACCAGGTTTCTTTGGGGTGGAATTTTTCTTTCAGCCCGAACATGGAAAAACCTATACCAAACTATGCCCGGCACCAGTTACACCCAAATACCTGATCAAGGAAGCCGGCACCAAAGGAAAACGGCAGAAAGACGTCCATTTTACCAAACATACTCATTCTCTGTTCAGGGGATTGCTTATTACCCAGACACTGGGCTTCTGGTCTGCCTTCAAGTTATTCCTGAATATTTTCCGGCCGTCTATGAATCCGGCTACAGCTTCTTCCTTTAGGCACATGGACAAATATTCGCTGCTTACCATTGAGAACAAAGATGCCAGCCACCGGGAAAATGAGTTGCAGATCGGCTTTACAGTAGAGGAGATGGCGATCCGGGTAGAAAATCTTTTGAAAAGCATCGGTCTGGTAAAAGATTTTGCTCCTGTTATTTATGTGATCGGACATGGTTCCAGCAGTATCAATAATCCTCATTATGCGGCATATGATTGCGGCGCTTGCTCTGGAAGGCCAGGTTCGGTGAATGCGAGAGTGATTTGTTATATGGCCAACCATCCGGAAGTAAGAGCGATATTGCGTTCCAGAGGAATGGAGATCCCGGCAGAAATTCAGTTTTTGGGAGGCTTACATGATACTACCCGTGACGAAGTAGCTTTCTATGATGAAAATTCTCTTTCTTCGAAGAATCAGGAAATTCACCGAAAAAACGAAACGGTATTTAATAAGGCGCTGGATCATAATGCGAAAGAAAGGTCCAGGCGTTTTGAGTCTATCAATTCGAAAGAGAGCCCGGCCTATATTCATAATAAAGTAAAAAGAAGATCTGTTTCTCTGTTCGAACCCCGCCCGGAATTAAACCATGCTACCAATGCCTTATGTATTGTAGGCAAGCGGGAATTATCTAAAGGCTTATTTTTAGACAGGCGTTCGTTTATGAACTCATTTGATTACCAGGTAGACCCGGAAGGCAAATATTTGTTCAATATCCTGAAAGCCGCTGCTCCGGTTTGCGGTGGTATCAACCTGGAATATTTCTTCTCCAGGGTAGATAATCATAAGCTGGGTGCTGGCACCAAACTTCCGCATAATGTAATGGGACTTTTTGGTGTGGCTAATGGGATAGATGGAGATTTACGGCCAGGGCTTCCCAGCCAGATGATAGAGGTACATGATCCGGTCCGCCTGATGATCATCGTAGAACATTTTCCGGATGTGGTATTAAAAACTATTCAAAAATCACCGGAAACCTATGAGTGGTTTATTAATGAGTGGGTGCATCTGGTAGCCGTACATCCGGAAACACGGGAGTTCTATGTATTTAGAGAAGGAAACTTTACACCTTACCAGCCCATTACTCAAAAACTGGAGGCTGTAGCTGATATAACACCGATTATTGAAGTGCAACAGGACAATTTACCAGTTTATTTACTTTCATAA
- a CDS encoding SulP family inorganic anion transporter gives MKNSTSHIPADGLEGLRQNWKQDMISGFLVFLIALPLCLGIALASGFPPIGGIFTAIIGGLIVGPICGSRLTIKGPAAGLIAIAVGSVEALGSGDAMAGYRLTLAVIVVASIIQIIFGLIKAGKLNDFFPAAAVHGMLAAIGIIIIAKQIHSIFGVKPEAKEPLALLAEIPKTIVNMNPEIAIIGLVSLGILIVLPLIKNKYVKMIPAPMLVILVAIPLGHLFDLEHEHKYLFLDGHEYTLGPKFLVTLPASIMDGVTFPDFSKLLTFESIKYILMFALVGSIESLLTVKAIDGLDPYKRKSNYNKDLVAVGIGNTLAGLIGGLPMISEVVRSSANVNNGAQTRWANFFHGAFLLIFVAFAPFLIHQIPLAALAAMLVFTGYRLASPRQFTSTFKIGKEQLVIFVVTVITTLATDLLVGIAAGIVTKFIIHIISGAPVKHLFKASVDVRENGKDTIELFVKNSALFSNYLGFKKYLDKLPHGKHVVLDFAGTRMIDHTFMENLHHFEHDYQLSGGTVEIRGMDKHKPVSAHPMAARRISAIESVGIVLNKRQVAIEKAAMQIGATFDPSKESSVAIFRQFPLFTGAKIRYRENTVTKLVDEVKIEVTDVAGTQLTHLSEKNLEETVMLISKLPVRLPDFILEKEYIFDAFTELAGYKDIDFKDHPRFSSHYLLKGKEEARVRTVFDSNLISLLESNLQYYIECKNNVLLVHSDRQVLDASRYKEMISFSQQLIESLLKLKLSAQQ, from the coding sequence ATGAAAAACAGCACATCCCATATACCTGCTGACGGCCTGGAGGGCCTCCGCCAGAACTGGAAGCAGGATATGATTTCAGGCTTTCTCGTATTTTTAATTGCTTTACCCCTGTGTTTGGGCATAGCCCTGGCCAGTGGTTTCCCACCCATTGGGGGCATTTTTACAGCCATTATTGGCGGGTTGATTGTAGGACCTATTTGTGGCTCCAGACTAACCATTAAAGGGCCAGCCGCAGGTTTAATTGCTATTGCCGTAGGTTCTGTGGAAGCCTTAGGCAGTGGAGATGCGATGGCAGGTTACCGTTTAACCCTGGCTGTCATTGTAGTTGCCAGCATTATTCAAATCATATTTGGGCTTATTAAAGCCGGTAAGCTTAACGACTTTTTTCCGGCGGCTGCTGTGCATGGGATGCTGGCTGCTATTGGTATTATCATCATTGCCAAACAGATACACTCTATATTTGGCGTAAAACCTGAGGCAAAAGAACCCCTGGCATTGCTTGCTGAAATTCCGAAAACTATTGTAAATATGAATCCCGAGATTGCCATTATTGGACTGGTAAGCTTAGGTATATTGATTGTTCTGCCGCTGATTAAAAACAAATATGTAAAAATGATTCCGGCGCCCATGCTGGTTATTCTGGTAGCGATTCCATTGGGTCATTTATTTGACTTAGAACATGAGCACAAATACCTGTTCCTGGACGGACATGAATACACCCTGGGACCAAAATTCCTGGTTACCCTGCCTGCCAGTATCATGGATGGTGTCACTTTCCCGGATTTCTCCAAACTACTTACTTTCGAATCGATCAAATATATTTTGATGTTTGCATTGGTGGGAAGTATTGAATCTCTGCTGACAGTAAAAGCCATTGATGGACTCGATCCGTATAAAAGAAAATCAAACTACAATAAAGACCTGGTAGCCGTGGGTATTGGAAACACCCTTGCGGGATTGATCGGTGGTTTGCCTATGATCTCTGAAGTAGTTCGTTCTTCGGCCAACGTAAATAATGGCGCTCAAACCCGCTGGGCTAACTTCTTCCATGGGGCATTCCTGCTGATATTTGTAGCCTTTGCTCCGTTCCTGATTCACCAGATTCCATTAGCTGCTCTGGCTGCAATGCTGGTATTCACCGGGTATCGCCTGGCTTCGCCCCGTCAGTTTACTTCTACCTTCAAAATTGGTAAAGAACAACTGGTAATCTTTGTTGTAACGGTTATTACTACCCTGGCTACTGACTTGCTGGTAGGTATTGCCGCCGGTATTGTTACCAAATTTATTATTCATATCATTTCCGGTGCCCCTGTTAAGCACTTGTTCAAAGCGAGTGTAGATGTTCGGGAAAATGGTAAAGACACCATTGAGCTGTTTGTAAAAAACTCTGCCCTGTTCTCTAACTATTTAGGATTTAAAAAATACCTGGATAAACTTCCTCATGGCAAACATGTGGTACTTGATTTTGCCGGCACCCGCATGATCGACCATACCTTTATGGAAAACCTGCACCATTTCGAGCATGATTATCAATTAAGTGGAGGCACCGTAGAAATCAGAGGGATGGATAAACACAAACCGGTTTCGGCACATCCAATGGCCGCCAGAAGAATTTCTGCGATTGAATCGGTAGGCATCGTTCTCAACAAAAGACAGGTAGCCATCGAGAAAGCTGCTATGCAAATTGGAGCTACGTTCGATCCATCTAAAGAATCATCTGTAGCTATTTTCCGCCAGTTTCCATTGTTTACAGGTGCCAAAATCCGTTACCGCGAAAATACTGTAACCAAACTGGTAGATGAGGTAAAAATAGAAGTGACGGATGTGGCCGGCACCCAGCTTACCCATTTGTCTGAGAAAAATCTGGAAGAAACTGTCATGCTGATTTCAAAATTACCAGTACGGTTGCCAGACTTTATTCTGGAGAAAGAATATATTTTTGATGCCTTTACAGAACTTGCCGGATACAAGGATATTGACTTCAAGGATCACCCCAGATTCTCTTCCCATTATTTACTTAAAGGAAAAGAAGAAGCCAGAGTAAGAACTGTATTTGACAGCAACCTGATTTCTCTCCTGGAAAGTAATCTGCAATATTATATTGAATGCAAAAATAATGTATTACTGGTACACAGCGACAGACAAGTCCTGGATGCAAGTCGGTACAAAGAGATGATCTCCTTCAGCCAGCAACTTATCGAAAGTTTGCTGAAACTCAAATTATCTGCACAGCAATAA
- a CDS encoding response regulator, whose translation MKILVVEDEPKLAAYVKKGLEEQTYEVEIAYDGAMGKRMALSGHYDVIVMDVNLPHMNGFDVAKAIREEKSKTPILMLTALGTMEDKLTGFDSGADDYLVKPFEFRELLARLRALHKRSSEGPIQANYLKIADLEVNLDEKTVKRAGRKLDLTAKEFSLLEYFMRNKGRVVSRVDIAEKVWEINFDTGTNVIDVYVNFLRKKVDKDFPVKLIHTVVGMGYILKEE comes from the coding sequence ATGAAAATTTTAGTTGTAGAAGATGAACCTAAACTAGCAGCTTATGTAAAAAAAGGGCTGGAGGAACAAACGTATGAAGTAGAAATAGCTTACGACGGAGCTATGGGTAAACGGATGGCCTTAAGCGGCCATTATGATGTAATTGTGATGGATGTAAATCTGCCGCATATGAATGGATTTGATGTAGCCAAAGCCATCCGGGAAGAAAAATCAAAAACCCCTATTCTGATGCTTACGGCCCTAGGCACGATGGAGGATAAACTGACAGGGTTCGATTCGGGGGCTGATGATTACCTGGTAAAACCATTTGAGTTCAGGGAATTACTGGCTCGCTTGCGGGCTCTTCATAAACGCAGTTCTGAAGGCCCCATTCAGGCTAACTACCTTAAAATTGCAGACCTGGAAGTGAATCTGGATGAGAAAACTGTAAAACGTGCCGGCAGGAAACTGGACCTGACTGCTAAAGAATTTTCTTTACTGGAGTATTTTATGCGAAACAAAGGCCGGGTGGTTTCCAGGGTAGATATTGCCGAAAAAGTTTGGGAAATTAATTTCGACACCGGCACCAATGTGATTGATGTATATGTGAATTTTCTGCGAAAAAAAGTAGATAAGGATTTTCCGGTTAAATTGATTCATACCGTAGTGGGAATGGGATATATTTTAAAGGAGGAGTAG
- a CDS encoding proton-conducting transporter transmembrane domain-containing protein, whose translation MTLFLLFLIRFIPLIGFIISLLIPRRKENTISWAAYLTVGLHLLSFLSFMFLWLIGNQPVINMKDLVLFQTSGYEFFLAFQFDKISAVYLFVGAFLTFLVTVYSRYYLHREHGYKRFFNTILFFYLGYNMVVFSGNLETLFVGWEILGVSSFLLIAFYKDRYLPVKNAVKVFSIYRLGDVGLILAMWMSHHLWHENITFAKLANYELVHTHLESHSLVGIFISVMILISAAAKSAQLPFSSWLPRAMEGPTPSSAIFYGSLSVHLGVFLLLRTFPFWEQQISVRILIGVLGLATAIVTTGIARVQSSVKSQIAYASIAQIGLIFIEVAAGFTTLALIHFAGNAFLRTYQLLVSPSVVSYLIREQFYNYTPRQHTFEDSLPKKLENSLYILCLKEWNLDSIMYRFLWNPLKWAGNKLGFLSVNGALRFFVPVYLLGLISLFYEEFIPAQIHAVLPVIFSFMGLIMVFKSFTERRNVQMSWILVIMNHFWIALAISFNEHFKYDQTLFYLSGIVISGIIGFICLNRLRLYEESIDLNQFHGYSRIYPKLAVVFLLACLGVSGFPITPAFIGEDLLFSHIHEDQALLAFFVALSFILDGLSIIRIYARVFMGPHAKSVYEMAYRSS comes from the coding sequence ATGACGCTCTTTCTTTTATTTCTGATCAGATTCATTCCGCTCATTGGCTTCATTATCAGTTTATTGATACCCCGGCGAAAGGAAAATACTATATCCTGGGCGGCCTATCTAACGGTTGGGCTTCACTTACTCAGCTTTCTTTCCTTTATGTTCTTGTGGTTGATCGGAAACCAGCCGGTGATCAATATGAAGGATCTGGTCCTCTTCCAGACCAGTGGCTATGAATTCTTTCTGGCCTTCCAGTTTGATAAAATAAGTGCAGTATATCTCTTTGTAGGTGCTTTTCTCACTTTTCTGGTAACGGTTTACAGCCGGTATTATCTTCACCGGGAACATGGGTACAAACGTTTCTTTAACACTATTCTTTTTTTCTACCTGGGCTACAATATGGTGGTTTTTTCAGGCAATCTGGAAACATTGTTTGTAGGCTGGGAAATTCTGGGTGTTTCTTCATTCCTGCTAATTGCTTTTTATAAAGACCGTTATTTACCAGTAAAAAATGCCGTAAAGGTATTTTCTATTTACCGGCTTGGAGATGTGGGGTTGATTCTGGCCATGTGGATGAGCCATCATTTATGGCACGAAAATATTACGTTTGCCAAACTCGCTAACTATGAGCTGGTGCATACACATTTGGAAAGCCACAGCCTGGTTGGAATATTTATTTCAGTAATGATTCTGATATCGGCTGCTGCTAAATCTGCCCAATTGCCTTTCTCTTCCTGGTTGCCCAGGGCTATGGAAGGACCTACACCATCCAGTGCTATATTTTACGGTTCCTTATCGGTGCATTTGGGAGTATTTCTGTTATTAAGAACATTTCCTTTCTGGGAACAGCAGATTTCTGTACGGATATTAATAGGTGTTTTAGGGCTGGCTACAGCTATTGTTACAACTGGTATTGCCAGGGTACAATCTTCCGTAAAAAGCCAGATCGCCTATGCTTCTATTGCCCAGATCGGATTGATATTTATTGAAGTAGCTGCCGGCTTTACTACCCTTGCCTTGATTCACTTTGCCGGAAATGCCTTTTTAAGAACGTATCAGTTGCTGGTTTCTCCTTCTGTGGTGAGTTACCTGATTCGTGAACAGTTTTACAATTATACACCCAGACAACATACCTTTGAGGATTCCTTACCTAAGAAGCTTGAAAATTCTCTCTACATCCTGTGTCTGAAAGAGTGGAACCTGGATTCTATTATGTATCGCTTTTTGTGGAATCCGCTTAAGTGGGCAGGTAATAAACTAGGCTTTTTATCAGTGAACGGGGCGCTTCGTTTCTTTGTGCCAGTATATTTGCTTGGGCTTATAAGTTTGTTCTATGAAGAGTTTATTCCGGCACAAATCCATGCAGTGTTACCAGTTATATTCTCTTTTATGGGTTTGATTATGGTGTTTAAATCTTTCACCGAAAGAAGAAACGTACAGATGAGCTGGATACTGGTAATCATGAACCATTTCTGGATCGCCCTGGCTATTTCATTTAACGAACATTTTAAATACGATCAAACTTTATTTTACCTGAGCGGCATTGTTATCAGCGGAATTATAGGATTTATATGTTTGAACAGGCTGCGCTTATATGAGGAAAGCATCGATTTAAATCAGTTTCATGGATATTCCCGTATCTATCCTAAGCTTGCTGTGGTATTTCTGTTGGCCTGCTTGGGCGTATCTGGCTTTCCTATTACTCCAGCCTTTATCGGAGAAGATTTATTATTCAGCCACATTCATGAAGACCAGGCTCTGCTGGCATTTTTTGTAGCCTTAAGCTTTATTCTGGATGGGCTCTCCATTATCAGGATATATGCCAGGGTGTTTATGGGTCCTCATGCAAAATCTGTATACGAAATGGCCTACAGGTCATCGTAA